In the Streptomyces fradiae ATCC 10745 = DSM 40063 genome, CGGCCAGTGCCAGCAGGCACACCGGGATCTTCACCAGGAACACCGCGCGCCAGCCCAGGTGGTCCAGCAGCAGGCCGCCCACCGCCGGCCCGGTCACCGCGCCGAGCGGGCCGAGCGTGGCGGGCACGCTCATGGCGCGTCCGCGCGCCTCGGGCCGTACGGAACGGATCGCCAGCACCGGCATCAGCACGAACAGCACGGCGCCGAAAGCGCCTTGGGCGAGCCGGGCGGCGATCAGCCACGCCGCCCAGGGCGCGGCGGCGGCGAGCGCGCTGCACAGGGTGAACCCGCCCGCCGCGACGAGCAGCGCCGACCGCTGCCCCACTCCGTCGAGCCAGCGGCCCACCGGCAGCAGCAGCGCGACGACGGGGAGCTGGTAGGCGAGCACGGCCCACTGGGCGGTCGCCGCCGACACGTCGAGGCTGTCGGAGATGGCGGCGAGGGCGATATTGACGATGTTCATGTCAAGCATCGCCACGAACGACAGCATGCCCGCCACGGCCACCAGGAGCCACCGGTCGGCGGGTTCCGGTACGTGACCGGACGGTCCGGAACCGAAACCGCGGTCTGACACCCTCGGCCCTCCCCCTCCTCGTCGCGCGGCCATCGGTCCGGTGGCCTCGCTCCAGATGTCGGAAGCGTAGGGAGGCCGGTTCCCCCCGGGCGGCGGATCGCGCCGATCAGGCCGGAACCCGCAGGGCCTTCCCCCGGGTCGGTGCGGGGCACGGGACGGTGGTGACGGGCGGGGTCCGCGGGGCAGCCCCGCGGTGACCCGGGCGGGGCCTGCGGTGCGGGCACGGTGGTCTTCGCTGCTCAGGCGCCGAAGGGGGGTGCGGGGCCGCCCTCGGCGAGGGCGTGGCGGAACGTGCGAGCGAGTGGCGAACGGAGGTTCCGCTTCGGGCCGGGGCGGCGCGGGGGGCCGCGGGGGCGGGGAGACGGGAGTGGCCGGAAGAAGATCGGTGGCGGCGCCGGGGCCGCGGCGGGACGGGGCGGGCCGGTCCAGGCCGGGGCCCCCGGCGGCGGTGGTGCCGGCGGGTGCCGGCGGGTGCCGGTGGGGCTTCGGGGGCGCCGGGCGGCGGTGCGGCACCGCAAGCCGCGAGCGCCGGAGGGGCGGCGTACGGGGCACGGGAGGGCCTCGCCGCCGCGGCCCGCCGAGCAGGCCGGACGGGTCCCCTCCACCGCACGCGTGCGGCCGGTCCGCGCGCGTAGGCTGGAAGAGGACTCGGGGCAGGGCATTCCCGAGGGAGGCGAGCGACCATGGCTGGTTTCGTCCGCAGGAACTTCGACGCCGCCGACGAGACGCGGCCGTTCGAGGACGGCAAGGGGCGGCTCGACCTGGTCGACACCGACCAGGGCTCCGTGGGGCGGGCGGTGTTCGAGCCCGGCTGGCGCTGGTCCGAGCACGTCAAGCCGATCGCGGGGACCGAGAGCTGCCAGGCCGCGCACACCGGTTACGTGGTGAGCGGCCGGATGAAGGTCGTGATGGACAGCGGGGAGAGCGCCGAGGTGGCCCCCGGCGACTTCGTCTCCATCGAACCGGGCCACGACGCCTGGGTGGTGGGCGACGAGCCCTGCGTGATGCTCGACTGGACGGGGTTCGGGGAGTACGCCCGGACCGGTGGCTGACGCCGGCCCGCCGGCGTCCGACCGGAGGGGTGCGGCGGCGCGGCGCCTCCCGCGGGGAGCGCGGCGCGCCGCCGCCCCGCGCCGTGCCCGGTGGCCGGACGTCGCGGGGAACCGGGGCCGGGCGGCCTCGCGGCGCCGGGGGGCGCGGGGGTCCGCACCCCCCCGGTACCGGCCGGGGCCCCGGGACCGCGGCCGGTACCGGCCTCAGGGCCGGCGGCGCCCGTCAGCCGTTGGCGAGGGCCTGGACCCGGTCGTACGCGCCGTTGAACCGGTTGTGGTCGCCGACGATCGGCCCGGTCGAGGTGTACTGCCACATCGTGTGGTAGAGCCATCCGGCGGGCAGTTCGCCGACCGTCGTGTTGTACCGGGCGATCCACAGCGGGTTGGCCGAGGCGAAGCCGCCGTAGTTCCCGGTGCACTGCTTCCACCAGCTCGTGGCCGTGTAGATGACCGCGTCGCGGCCGGTGCGGTACGCGTAGCGGGCGAGGAAGTCGCGGATCCAGCTGACCATGCCCGCCTGCGTCTTGCCGTAGCAGGCGGGTCCGTACGGGTTCCACTCGATGTCCAGCACGCCGGGGAGGGTCTTGCCGTCGCGGGACCAGCCGCCGCCGTTGTTCACGAAGTAGTCCGCCTGGGCCGCGCCGCTCGCCGTGTCGGGCGTCGCGAAGTGGTACGCGCCGCGGATCATGCCGATGTCGTACGAGCCGTTGTACTGCTGCGCGAAGTACGGGTTCCTGTAGTACGTGCCTTCGGTGGCCTTCACGTACGCCCACTTCACGCCGCTCGTCCACAGTGCGGGCCAGTTCACGTTGCCCTGGTGGCTGGAGACGTCGACGCCCTCGGTCTGGGTGGCGTAGGGGCCGGCCGGTACGCCGCCGGCGCCGTCGTGCGCGGCGACGCCGACGCCCATGCGGGCCGAACCGCGGGGCGGTTCTCCGGGCCCGCCGGGCCGTTCGGCGGCGCCGGCCGCTCCCGGCAGGGCGAGCAGGAGGGCCAGGACGGCGAGGAGCGCCGCGGCCGTGGAGGTGCGGGCCGTTCTGGGTCTGAGCACGGGCATGACGTGCCTCCGGGGTTCGCAAAGTGGCGTGGACATGACAGTCCGCGCGCTCACGCTACGCACGTAGACCCCGGCGCGGAAGGCGGTGGAGGCGCCGCCGTTGGTCTACGCCTCTGGCGCCGCCGCCACGCTGGGGCGACGGCCCGCCGGTGGCCGGAACTTTCACCCCGCGCAACCCGGCGCCATGAGCGCCGCACCGGGGCGCGGCTCCCCTCCCGCGCCCGAGACCCGCTGCCGGCCCCGCTCCGAGCCGTCCCGCTCCGAGCCGTCCCGCCCCGTGGAGGCCCCGGCGGCCGGGCGGTTTGGCGGGCGGAGCCGCGGGACACCCGTACGGGGTCCCGTCGACGCGGACCGCCCGTCGACGCAGACCGCCACCCGCGCAGCCGCCGCGGGGGCCCAGCCCGCGGAGGAACCGGCATGGCCGTACGGCAGCACCTCGTCCAGAGCCCCCCCTCGGCCGTGTGGGAGGTGCTCAGCGACCCCGACCGGTACGCCGAGTGGGTCGTCGGCACCGAGGAGACGACCCCCCTCTTCGGCACCTGGCCCGAGGTCGGCGCCGCCCTCCGGTACACCGTCGCGCTGGGCCCCTACCGGTTCGAGGGCTCCACCGTCGTCCGCCGCCTCGAACCGCCGCACCGGCTCGAACTGGAGGCCAGGAGCGGCCCCGCGGGCACCGCCCGCATCGCCATCGAGATCGTGCCGTGGGGCGAGGACACCCTCGTCATCGTGGACGAGCACCCCCTGCGCGGCCCCGGCGCCCGCCTCCACAACGCCGTCGTCGAAGCGGCCCTCCAGCTCCGCCACCGCCGGATGCTGCGCCGCCTCGCCGAGGTCGTCGAGAGCACCGCCGCCACGCGCGCCTGACGCGCCCGCCGCGGGCCCCGAAGGACCCCCGCCCACCCCGCCGCGCCCCACCGCCATCCGCCGTCCCACGCGCAGGAGCCGCCATGCCCGACGCCGTCGTCATCGGGGCGGGCCCCAACGGGCTGGTCGCCGCCAACGTGCTCGCCGACCGCGGCTGGTCGGTCGAGGTGCTGGAGGCCCAGGACGAGCCGGGCGGGGCCGTCCGCAGCGACCGGGGCGTGGACCCCGCCTTCGTCAGCGACCTCTTCAGCTCCTTCTACCCGCTCACCGCGGCCTCCCGGGTCATCCGCTCCCTGCGCCTCCACGAGTGGGGGCTGCGCTGGAGCCACGCCCCGGCCGTCGTCGCCCACCCGCTGCGCGACGGGCGCTGCGCCGTCCTCGAACGCGACCCGGAGCGCACGGCCGCCGGCCTGGACGCCTTCGCGCCCGGCGACGGCGCCGCCTGGCACGACCTGCACGACCTGTGGACGCGGATCGCCCCCGATGCCCTGCGCGCGCTGTTCACCCCCTTCCCCCCGGTGCGGCCGGGCCTGCGGCTCGCCGCCCGGCTCGGCCCGGCCGAGGCGCTCCGCCTCGCCCGTACCGGCCTGCTCCCGGCCCGCCGCCTCGGCGAGGAGGCGTTCGCCGGGGACGGCGGGCGGCTGCTGCTCGCCGGGAACGCCCTGCACGCCGACCTCTCACCCGAGACGGCGCTCGGCGGCGGCCTCGGCTGGCTGATGTGCATGCTCGGCCAGAGCGTCGGCTTCCCCGTCCCCGTCGGCGGCGTGGGCGCCCTCACCGACGCCCTCGCGCGCCGCCTCGCCGACCGGGGCGGCACCGTCCGCTGCGGGCGGCGCGTCACGGAGGTGACGGTGCGCGACGGGCGGGCACGCGGCGTCCGGACGGCCGACGGGGAGTACGTCGCGGCGCGCCGCGCCGTCCTCGCCGACGTGACGGCGCCCGCCCTGTACGGGGGACTCGTCGCGTGGGAGCACCTGCCGGGACGGCTCCGCGACGACATGCGGCGCTTCCAGTGGGACGTCGGCACGGTCAAGGTCGACTGGGCCCTGGACCGGCCCGTCCCGTGGGCCGCCGACGGACCGGCCCGCGCGGGGACCGTGCACCTCGCCGACGGCGTCGACGAGCTGACCCGGTTCGCCGCACAGCTCGCCCGGCGCCTCGTCCCCGACCGGCCGTTCCTGGTGCTGGGCCAGATGACCACCGCCGACCCGACCCGTTCCCCCGCGGGGACGGAGTCGGCGTGGGCGTACACGCACGTGCCGCGCACCGTGGCCGGCGACGCGGGGCCGGACGGCGTCACCGGGGCCTGGACGCGGGCGGACCGGGAGCGCATGGCCGACCGCGTGGAGGCCGTCGTGGAGACGTACGCGCCCGGCTTCCGCTCCACGGTGCGGGCCCGCCGCGTCCTGGCCCCGCCCACCCTGGAGGCGATGGACGCCAATCTGAGGGGCGGCGCCGTCAACGGCGGCACGACCGCCCTCCACCAGCAGCTGCTCTTCCGCCCCGTGCCGGGCGCGGGCCGCCCGGAGACCCCGGTGCGGGGCCTGTACCTGGCGTCCGCGTCCGCCCATCCGGGCGGCGGCGTGCACGGCGCGCCCGGCGCCAACGCGGCCCGCGCCGCGCTCATCCGGGCGGCCTCGCCGTCCGCCCTGCTGGCGGCCGGCCGCCGCGGGGCCGGTCGCGCCCGGGACTGAGGACGCGGGCACCGGCAGGCTTCGGGACGCCCCGCACGGGCACCCGGCGCCCCACGCACGGGACCGGCCCCGGCGCCCCGGCACCGGATCGCGGGACCGCCCCCGGGGAGAACCGCCAGGGGACCACCACGGCGGACGTCACCGCGTCCGTCCGGACCGACGAGGAGCGGGAGCCCCGGCCCGGCGGCTCGGGCCGCTCCCCGCGCGAGGCGGGGGTCCAGCGGGAGGACCACGGGGAGTGGGCGCGCGACCCGACCGGCACCCCGCCCGTTCGCCGGGCGCCCCATGCAGCGCTTGGCGCCGCGTCCGCACGGCCCGCTGTCCGCGCACCGCCCGGCACCCACCCGGAACCGGTGGGCGAAGCCCGGTCGCCGGCCGGGCACGCTTCGCGCGGCGACCGGCGACCGGCGACCGGCGACTGGCGACCGG is a window encoding:
- a CDS encoding cupin domain-containing protein — protein: MAGFVRRNFDAADETRPFEDGKGRLDLVDTDQGSVGRAVFEPGWRWSEHVKPIAGTESCQAAHTGYVVSGRMKVVMDSGESAEVAPGDFVSIEPGHDAWVVGDEPCVMLDWTGFGEYARTGG
- a CDS encoding lysozyme, with the protein product MPVLRPRTARTSTAAALLAVLALLLALPGAAGAAERPGGPGEPPRGSARMGVGVAAHDGAGGVPAGPYATQTEGVDVSSHQGNVNWPALWTSGVKWAYVKATEGTYYRNPYFAQQYNGSYDIGMIRGAYHFATPDTASGAAQADYFVNNGGGWSRDGKTLPGVLDIEWNPYGPACYGKTQAGMVSWIRDFLARYAYRTGRDAVIYTATSWWKQCTGNYGGFASANPLWIARYNTTVGELPAGWLYHTMWQYTSTGPIVGDHNRFNGAYDRVQALANG
- a CDS encoding SRPBCC family protein, with amino-acid sequence MAVRQHLVQSPPSAVWEVLSDPDRYAEWVVGTEETTPLFGTWPEVGAALRYTVALGPYRFEGSTVVRRLEPPHRLELEARSGPAGTARIAIEIVPWGEDTLVIVDEHPLRGPGARLHNAVVEAALQLRHRRMLRRLAEVVESTAATRA
- a CDS encoding phytoene desaturase family protein; the protein is MPDAVVIGAGPNGLVAANVLADRGWSVEVLEAQDEPGGAVRSDRGVDPAFVSDLFSSFYPLTAASRVIRSLRLHEWGLRWSHAPAVVAHPLRDGRCAVLERDPERTAAGLDAFAPGDGAAWHDLHDLWTRIAPDALRALFTPFPPVRPGLRLAARLGPAEALRLARTGLLPARRLGEEAFAGDGGRLLLAGNALHADLSPETALGGGLGWLMCMLGQSVGFPVPVGGVGALTDALARRLADRGGTVRCGRRVTEVTVRDGRARGVRTADGEYVAARRAVLADVTAPALYGGLVAWEHLPGRLRDDMRRFQWDVGTVKVDWALDRPVPWAADGPARAGTVHLADGVDELTRFAAQLARRLVPDRPFLVLGQMTTADPTRSPAGTESAWAYTHVPRTVAGDAGPDGVTGAWTRADRERMADRVEAVVETYAPGFRSTVRARRVLAPPTLEAMDANLRGGAVNGGTTALHQQLLFRPVPGAGRPETPVRGLYLASASAHPGGGVHGAPGANAARAALIRAASPSALLAAGRRGAGRARD